From the genome of Rhinatrema bivittatum chromosome 18, aRhiBiv1.1, whole genome shotgun sequence, one region includes:
- the LOC115079762 gene encoding zinc-binding protein A33-like isoform X2 produces the protein MAVGRHAEQSLKEELSCAICCDLFREPVMLECMHHFCKTCILRFWQGYQKVASCPQCRRECPGRSFRPSYLVAKVVERVRRCNGEEQRRKLQKQLEDLLRSHRVETEDLVKMKRVAELRICSVKKTSEALREKIRMEFKRLHQILEEEERATLAELGEEEEEAVLKLQAHIQRLEEGLCELGKTMESIHQTMSKMGDEFLLEVENLKSRRALRVEDHPVTSLDLPDEKYTGPLQYKIWKSMLKSIQPAPSLLTFDLESAHPNLVFSPDFTEVTESDKPRTVPFSSKRFQQCVNVLGSETFESGRHYWEVWVGNKIKWDLGVATEWVDREAKVKLCPENGYWALRLRNGNKYAAMTTPLVQLSLETRPRKVGVYLDCGERKVAFYNAEDMGHLFTFTHVDARRFCPFFSTCFSEGRLNVEPMRICHLNL, from the exons ATGGCTGTTGGCCGGCATGCGGAGCAGAGTCTGAAGGAGGAGCTGTCGTGCGCCATCTGCTGCGACCTGTTCCGAGAGCCCGTGATGCTGGAGTGCATGCACCATTTCTGCAAGACCTGCATCCTGCGCTTCTGGCAAGGGTACCAGAAAGTCGCTTCCTGCCCTCAGTGCCGCAGGGAATGCCCCGGCAGGAGCTTCCGGCCCAGCTATCTGGTGGCCAAGGTGGTGGAGAGAGTGAGGAGGTGCAACGGCGAGGAGCAGAGGAGAAAACTGCAG AAACAGCTTGAAGATTTACTGAGATCTCACCGGGTTGAAACAGAGGATTTGGTTAAGATGAAGAGAGTGGCAGAACTGAGAATCTGCAGTGTAAAG AAAACCTCTGAGGCGCTCCGCGAGAAGATCCGAATGGAGTTCAAGCGATTGCATCAgattctggaggaggaggagagggccaCACTGGCTGAGctaggagaggaagaggaggaagcggtGTTGAAGCTGCAGGCCCACATCCAGCGGCTGGAAGAGGGGCTCTGCGAGCTGGGGAAGACCATGGAGTCCATCCATCAGACCATGAGCAAGATGGGCGATGAGTTCCTTCTGGAG GTGGAGAACTTGAAGAGCAG GCGGGCGCTGCGTGTGGAAGACCATCCCGTCACAAGCCTGGACCTGCCAGACGAGAAGTACACGGGACCTCTGCAGTATAAGATATGGAAAAGCATGTTAAAATCCATCCAGCCAG CTCCAAGCCTGTTGACCTTTGACCTGGAATCAGCCCATCCCAACCTCGTCTTCTCTCCGGACTTTACAGAGGTGACAGAAAGTGATAAACCCCGGACTGTCCCCTTCAGTTCCAAGCGCTTCCAGCAGTGCGTCAATGTTCTGGGCTCTGAGACCTTTGAGAGCGGACGCCACTactgggaggtctgggtgggTAACAAGATCAAGTGGGACCTCGGCGTGGCCACAGAATGGGTGGACCGGGAGGCGAAAGTCAAGCTGTGCCCCGAGAACGGGTACTGGGCCCTTCGCCTGAGGAACGGGAACAAGTACGCAGCCATGACCACCCCGCTTGTCCAGCTCTCACTGGAGACCCGCCCAAGGAAGGTCGGCGTCTATCTAGACTGCGGGGAAAGGAAGGTGGCGTTTTACAATGCCGAGGATATGGGGCACCTTTTCACCTTTACCCATGTGGATGCGCGCAGGTTCTGCCCCTTCTTTAGCACCTGCTTCAGCGAAGGCCGTTTGAATGTGGAGCCAATGAGAATTTGCCACTTAAATCTGTAG
- the LOC115079762 gene encoding zinc-binding protein A33-like isoform X1, with protein sequence MRGGGGSKGESAWLSSRKKISKGRGGNRDSEMNRAADGAMAVGRHAEQSLKEELSCAICCDLFREPVMLECMHHFCKTCILRFWQGYQKVASCPQCRRECPGRSFRPSYLVAKVVERVRRCNGEEQRRKLQKQLEDLLRSHRVETEDLVKMKRVAELRICSVKKTSEALREKIRMEFKRLHQILEEEERATLAELGEEEEEAVLKLQAHIQRLEEGLCELGKTMESIHQTMSKMGDEFLLEVENLKSRRALRVEDHPVTSLDLPDEKYTGPLQYKIWKSMLKSIQPAPSLLTFDLESAHPNLVFSPDFTEVTESDKPRTVPFSSKRFQQCVNVLGSETFESGRHYWEVWVGNKIKWDLGVATEWVDREAKVKLCPENGYWALRLRNGNKYAAMTTPLVQLSLETRPRKVGVYLDCGERKVAFYNAEDMGHLFTFTHVDARRFCPFFSTCFSEGRLNVEPMRICHLNL encoded by the exons atgcggggggggggaggaagtaaaGGAGAAAGTGCTTGGCTGAGCTCGCGCAAGAAAATAAGCAAAGGGCGGGGGGGAAACCGGGATAGCGAGATGAACCGGGCTGCAGACGG AGCCATGGCTGTTGGCCGGCATGCGGAGCAGAGTCTGAAGGAGGAGCTGTCGTGCGCCATCTGCTGCGACCTGTTCCGAGAGCCCGTGATGCTGGAGTGCATGCACCATTTCTGCAAGACCTGCATCCTGCGCTTCTGGCAAGGGTACCAGAAAGTCGCTTCCTGCCCTCAGTGCCGCAGGGAATGCCCCGGCAGGAGCTTCCGGCCCAGCTATCTGGTGGCCAAGGTGGTGGAGAGAGTGAGGAGGTGCAACGGCGAGGAGCAGAGGAGAAAACTGCAG AAACAGCTTGAAGATTTACTGAGATCTCACCGGGTTGAAACAGAGGATTTGGTTAAGATGAAGAGAGTGGCAGAACTGAGAATCTGCAGTGTAAAG AAAACCTCTGAGGCGCTCCGCGAGAAGATCCGAATGGAGTTCAAGCGATTGCATCAgattctggaggaggaggagagggccaCACTGGCTGAGctaggagaggaagaggaggaagcggtGTTGAAGCTGCAGGCCCACATCCAGCGGCTGGAAGAGGGGCTCTGCGAGCTGGGGAAGACCATGGAGTCCATCCATCAGACCATGAGCAAGATGGGCGATGAGTTCCTTCTGGAG GTGGAGAACTTGAAGAGCAG GCGGGCGCTGCGTGTGGAAGACCATCCCGTCACAAGCCTGGACCTGCCAGACGAGAAGTACACGGGACCTCTGCAGTATAAGATATGGAAAAGCATGTTAAAATCCATCCAGCCAG CTCCAAGCCTGTTGACCTTTGACCTGGAATCAGCCCATCCCAACCTCGTCTTCTCTCCGGACTTTACAGAGGTGACAGAAAGTGATAAACCCCGGACTGTCCCCTTCAGTTCCAAGCGCTTCCAGCAGTGCGTCAATGTTCTGGGCTCTGAGACCTTTGAGAGCGGACGCCACTactgggaggtctgggtgggTAACAAGATCAAGTGGGACCTCGGCGTGGCCACAGAATGGGTGGACCGGGAGGCGAAAGTCAAGCTGTGCCCCGAGAACGGGTACTGGGCCCTTCGCCTGAGGAACGGGAACAAGTACGCAGCCATGACCACCCCGCTTGTCCAGCTCTCACTGGAGACCCGCCCAAGGAAGGTCGGCGTCTATCTAGACTGCGGGGAAAGGAAGGTGGCGTTTTACAATGCCGAGGATATGGGGCACCTTTTCACCTTTACCCATGTGGATGCGCGCAGGTTCTGCCCCTTCTTTAGCACCTGCTTCAGCGAAGGCCGTTTGAATGTGGAGCCAATGAGAATTTGCCACTTAAATCTGTAG